In a single window of the Nicotiana tomentosiformis chromosome 8, ASM39032v3, whole genome shotgun sequence genome:
- the LOC104106188 gene encoding protein JINGUBANG-like produces the protein MEYYGKRSLHSYFDKEKRLSIQSPPRLSFNSHLKLSEHELLYSPSRSSNASATTMYSLMPPPSTDSPWTLSPLQTPSPSLLYHCIASLHRHEGTIYSIAVSKGIVFTGSESSRIRAWRQPDCIERGYLKASCGDVRAILVYGNMLFTSHKDHKIRIWNVNASDHFRGKKITTLPKKNTYSFLKFPRSNSSNQHKDCISCMAYYHAEGLLYTGSWDKTVKTWRISDNRCVDSFLAHEDNVNSIIVNQEDGCVFTCSSDASIKIWRRVYGQNSHTLTMTLKFQPSPVNALALSTSATSCFLYSGSSDGFINFWEKEKTSGRFNHGGFLQGHRFSVLCLVAIEKLIFSGSEDTTIRVWRREEGSCFHECLAVLDAHRGPVKCLAANLEIDKVVMGFLVYSASLDQTFKVWRIKVMPDENKVNISSEENHQQNGENKMKTMDYELNPVLSPSWVEKKLQGSHHFH, from the coding sequence ATGGAATACTATGGCAAGAGAAGCCTCCATAGTTACTTTGATAAAGAAAAAAGATTATCAATACAATCCCCTCCTCGTCTCTCCTTCAACTCTCATCTAAAATTATCTGAACATGAACTTCTCTATAGTCCATCAAGATCTTCTAATGCTAGTGCAACCACTATGTATTCCTTAATGCCCCCTCCTAGCACGGATTCTCCTTGGACACTTTCCCCTTTACAAACACCATCTCCATCTCTCCTCTACCACTGCATCGCGTCCCTCCATCGCCACGAGGGGACAATTTACTCCATCGCTGTTTCAAAAGGTATTGTTTTCACTGGCTCAGAGAGTAGCCGGATACGTGCATGGCGACAACCGGATTGTATCGAGAGAGGGTACCTCAAGGCAAGTTGTGGTGATGTTAGGGCAATTTTGGTCTACGGTAACATGCTCTTTACTTCACATAAAGACCACAAAATCCGGATATGGAATGTGAATGCATCCGATCATTTTCGAGGCAAGAAAATCACAACCCTACCTAAGAAGAACACTTATTCGTTTCTCAAATTTCCTAGGTCAAACAGTAGCAATCAACATAAAGATTGCATTTCTTGCATGGCTTATTACCATGCAGAAGGGCTTTTATACACAGGATCATGGGATAAAACAGTCAAGACATGGAGAATCTCCGATAATCGATGCGTTGACTCATTCTTGGCTCATGAAGATAATGTCAACTCAATTATTGTAAATCAAGAAGATGGTTGTGTTTTCACATGTTCATCCGATGCTTCAATAAAAATTTGGAGGAGAGTATATGGACAAAACTCTCATACTCTAACAATGACACTAAAATTCCAGCCATCACCGGTTAATGCATTAGCCCTAAGCACTTCAGCAACTTCTTGTTTTCTCTACTCTGGATCCTCAGATGGATTCATAAATTTTTGGGAAAAGGAGAAAACTTCCGGTAGATTTAACCATGGAGGATTCTTGCAAGGGCATAGATTTTCTGTCCTTTGTTTGGTTGCAATTGAGAAATTGATATTTAGTGGCTCAGAGGATACAACAATTAGGGTTTGGAGAAGAGAAGAAGGGAGTTGTTTTCATGAGTGTCTTGCTGTGTTAGATGCACATAGAGGTCCAGTTAAGTGTTTGGCTGCTAATTTGGAAATTGACAAAGTTGTAATGGGATTTTTGGTTTATAGTGCTAGTTTGGATCAAACTTTTAAAGTTTGGAGAATTAAGGTTATGCCTGATGAGAATAAAGTTAATATTTCTTCAGAGGAAAATCATCAGCAGAATGGTGAAAATAAAATGAAGACGATGGACTATGAGTTAAATCctgttttatctccttcttggGTAGAGAAGAAACTACAAGGGAGCCATCATTTTCACtag